A stretch of Lathyrus oleraceus cultivar Zhongwan6 chromosome 6, CAAS_Psat_ZW6_1.0, whole genome shotgun sequence DNA encodes these proteins:
- the LOC127095311 gene encoding uncharacterized protein LOC127095311 yields MKTITKFGPCYKGLVKEFVVTIPDGCDDVKSEDYRKVYVRGNVVTFSPAVINKFLGRTKEPQVELEVTDDPVCKEITAKQVKHWPNRGKLSFGKLSVKYAILHRIRIVNWVPTNHTSTISTRLEKFIYAIRTRRAFDFGKYIFEQVLKQAFSTAVKMPIFFPSLIYGVIVNQHPRIFMPIDSLKKREYHLSLHYKLFAATHVPDIIMTSSQVPGPTTSKESVITQLKETCKELYDSIRSNTATKIKLEKLIKNLMDEEEKEAEHIGDENVGVDIEDFAGGNDAKNDEDKEAE; encoded by the coding sequence ATGAAGACTATCACAAAATTTGGTCCTTGCTATAAAGGTCTAGTCAAGGAGTTTGTGGTGACCATTCCTGATGGGTGTGATGATGTAAAGAGTGAAGACTATAGGAAGGTGTATGTTAGAGGAAATGTAGTGACATTTTCTCCTGCTGTAATCAACAAGTTTCTGGGAAGGACTAAAGAACCTCAGGTTGAACTAGAGGTTACAGATGACCCAGTGTGCAAGGAGATAACTGCCAAGCAGGTGAAACACTGGCCAAACAGAGGAAAGTTGTCATTCGGGAAGCTAAGTGTCAAGTATGCAATCCTTCATAGGATTAGGATTGTCAACTGGGTGCCTACAAATCATACTTCAACCATCTCTACTAGGCTTGAGAAGTTTATATATGCTATTAGAACAAGAAGAGCATTTGATTTTGGGAAGTACATTTTTGAACAAGTTCTGAAGCAGGCCTTCTCAACTGCTGTGAAGATGCCTATCTTCTTTCCATCACTCATCTATGGGGTAATCGTAAACCAACATCCTAGAATCTTCATGCCTATTGATAGTTTAAAGAAAAGGGAATATCATTTATCCCTCCATTACAAATTGTTTGCTGCAACACATGTTCCAGATATTATCATGACATCTTCTCAGGTACCTGGCCCTACCACTTCCAAGGAGAGCGTTATTACTCAACTGAAGGAGACATGCAAAGAATTGTATGATTCCATCCGGTCTAACACTGCTACAAAGATAAAGCTTGAAAAATTGATCAAGAATTTGATGGATGAAGAGGAAAAGGAAGCTGAACATATTGGTGATGAAAATGTTGGAGTTGATATAGAGGACTTTGCTGGTGGCAATGATGCTAAGAATGATGAAGATAAAGAAGCTGAATGA